In Lutra lutra chromosome 6, mLutLut1.2, whole genome shotgun sequence, the following are encoded in one genomic region:
- the LOC125102015 gene encoding putative olfactory receptor 2B8 yields MEQKNGSSFTGFILLGFSDRPQLQLVLFVVLLIFYLFTLLGNATIIALAHLDPHLQTPMYFFLSNLSFLDLCYTTSTVPQLLVHLRTADKSISFGGCVAQLFLSLGLGGTECILLGVMAFDRYAAVCRSLQYTVIMHPRLCALMASASWFIGFANSSLETVLIFLIPLCGRNKIDQFFCEVPPLLKLACVDTTVYESEIFFFSMIFLIIPVALITFSYGWIVRAVLRIKSASGQRKAFGTCGSHITVVSLFYGTAIYAYLQPSNNHSQDQGKFVSLFYTIVTPMVNPIIYTLRNKDMTGAMKKMLSST; encoded by the coding sequence ATGGAACAGAAGAATGGCAGCTCTTTCACGGGGTTTATCCTGCTGGGGTTCTCTGACCGGCCTCAACTGCAGCTAGTCCTCTTTGTGGTCCTCCTGATCTTCTACCTGTTCACTCTGCTGGGAAACGCCACCATCATTGCCTTGGCCCACCTCGACCCACATCTTCAGactcccatgtactttttcctctccAACCTAAGCTTTCTGGACCTGTGTTACACGACCAGCACTGTCCCGCAGCTCCTGGTTCATCTCAGGACAGCAGACAAGTCTATCTCGTTTGGtggctgtgtggctcagctgtTCCTCTCACTAGGGTTGGGAGGCACGGAATGCATTCTCTTAGGGGTCATGGCATTTGACCGCTATGCAGCAGTCTGCAGGTCCCTGCAGTACACAGTGATCATGCACCCCCGTCTCTGTGCCCTCATGGCTTCTGCTTCATGGTTCATTGGTTTTGCCAACTCCTCATTGGAAACAGTGCTTATCTTCCTCATACCACTTtgtgggagaaataaaatagacCAGTTCTTCTGTGAGGTCCCCCCACTGCTCAAGCTTGCCTGTGTTGATACTACTGTATATGagtctgagattttctttttcagcatgaTCTTTCTTATCATACCTGTGGCATTAATCACCTTTTCCTATGGTTGGATTGTTAGGGCAGTCTTAAGAATAAAGTCAGCTTCAGGGCAGAGGAAAGCATTTGGGACATGTGGGTCCCACATCACAGTGGTCTCCTTGTTCTATGGCACAGCCATCTATGCTTACCTCCAGCCCAGCAACAACCACTCCCAGGATCAGGGCaagtttgtttctctgttctacACTATCGTCACGCCCATGGTCAACCCCATCATATACACACTGAGGAACAAGGATATGACGGGAGCAATGAAGAAGATGCTATCAAGCACATGA